Proteins encoded in a region of the Procambarus clarkii isolate CNS0578487 chromosome 28, FALCON_Pclarkii_2.0, whole genome shotgun sequence genome:
- the LOC138369342 gene encoding homeobox protein unc-4 homolog has protein sequence MARRDYCPVFPALTLAGPAPDSWLRVLPSTRPPGAALDPASGCCPRPGLRVLPSTRPPGAALDPASGCCPRHGLRVLPSTRPPGATLDPASGCCPRHGLRVLPSTRPPGAALDPASGCCPRPGLRVLPSTRPPGAALDPASGCCPRPGLRVLPSTRPPGAALDPASGCCPRPGLRVLPSTRPPGAALDPASGCCPRPGLRVLPSTRPPGAALDPASGCCPRPGLRVLPSTRPPGAALDPASGCCPRPGLRVLPSTRPPGAALDPASGCCPRPGLRVLPSTRPPGAALDPASGCCPRPGLRVLPSTRPPGAALDPASGCCPRPGLRVLPSTRPPGAALDPASGCCPRPGLRVLPSTRPPGAALDPASGCCPRPGLRVLPSTRPPGAALDPASGCCPRPGLRVLPSTRPPGAGFTMGLVEEEARRARKFESEIQVEISVPSTRVRD, from the coding sequence GAGAGATTACTGTCCCGTGTTTCCCGCCCTGACACTCGCTGGTCCTGCCCCTGATTCCTGGCTCCGGGTGCTGCCCTCGACCCGGCCTCCGGGTGCTGCCCTCGACCCGGCCTCCGGGTGCTGCCCTCGACCCGGCCTCCGGGTGCTGCCATCGACCCGGCCTCCGGGTGCTGCCCTCGACCCGGCCTCCGGGTGCTGCCCTCGACACGGCCTCCGGGTGCTGCCCTCGACCCGGCCTCCGGGTGCTACCCTCGACCCGGCCTCCGGGTGCTGCCCTCGACACGGCCTCCGGGTGCTGCCCTCGACCCGGCCTCCGGGTGCTGCCCTCGACCCGGCCTCCGGGTGCTGCCCTCGACCCGGCCTCCGGGTGCTGCCCTCGACCCGGCCTCCGGGTGCTGCCCTCGACCCGGCCTCCGGGTGCTGCCCTCGACCCGGCCTCCGGGTGCTGCCCTCGACCCGGCCTCCGGGTGCTGCCCTCGACCCGGCCTCCGGGTGCTGCCCTCGACCCGGCCTCCGGGTGCTGCCCTCGACCCGGCCTCCGGGTGCTGCCCTCGACCCGGCCTCCGGGTGCTGCCCTCGACCCGGCCTCCGGGTGCTGCCCTCGACCCGGCCTCCGGGTGCTGCCCTCGACCCGGCCTCCGGGTGCTGCCCTCGACCCGGCCTCCGGGTGCTGCCCTCGACCCGGCCTCCGGGTGCTGCCCTCGACCCGGCCTCCGGGTGCTGCCCTCGACCCGGCCTCCGGGTGCTGCCCTCGACCCGGCCTCCGGGTGCTGCCCTCGACCCGGCCTCCGGGTGCTGCCCTCGACCCGGCCTCCGGGTGCTGCCCTCGACCCGGCCTCCGGGTGCTGCCCTCGACCCGGCCTCCGGGTGCTGCCCTCGACCCGGCCTCCGGGTGCTGCCCTCGACCCGGCCTCCGGGTGCTGCCCTCGACCCGGCCTCCGGGTGCTGCCCTCGACCCGGCCTCCGGGTGCTGCCCTCGACCCGGCCTCCGGGTGCTGCCCTCGACCCGGCCTCCGGGTGCTGCCCTCGACCCGGCCTCCGGGTGCTGCCCTCGACCCGGCCTCCGGGTGCTGCCCTCGACCCGGCCTCCGGGTGCTGCCCTCGACCCGGCCTCCGGGTGCTGCCCTCGACCCGGCCTCCGGGTGCTGCCCTCGACCCGGCCTCCGGGTGCTGCCCTCGACCCGGCCTCCGGGTGCTGCCCTCGACCCGGCCTCCGGGTGCTGGGTTTACCATGGGGCTCGTAGAGGAAGAGGCAAGGAGAGCAAGAAAGTTTGAGAGTGAAATACAGGTAGAGATATCAGTCCCATCAACTCGAGTAAGAGACTAA